One Chiloscyllium plagiosum isolate BGI_BamShark_2017 chromosome 14, ASM401019v2, whole genome shotgun sequence genomic region harbors:
- the LOC122556959 gene encoding homeobox protein not2-like: MCPSSPAHTHTPPVSMERALSPAAFPDCCAFYPAPCTKFRQAAPAGKRDFTVEFLLSKPPPGRAACTEHSLQPYPCVPLPACCPALCQSPGYYPPLWHSCFAMYRADWRFSPAPLVCPSPARQVKLKRYRAIFTQEQLAVLEREFKKNHYIVGPQRVTLAAAVGLTVLQVKVWFQNRRIKWKRDTEKCQTGRVVCEEGDVEDSQDGH, from the exons ATGTGCCCCTCATcccctgcgcacacacacacgcctccgGTCTCCATGGAGCGAGCCCTTTCCCCGGCTGCCTTCCCGGATTGCTGTGCCTTTTATCCGGCTCCATGCACCAAGTTCCGTCAGGCGGCTCCAGCCGGGAAGCGGGACTTCACGGTGGAGTTCCTACTCTCCAAGCCTCCCCCCGGGAGAGCAGCCTGCACTGAGCACAGCCTCCAGCCCTACCCCTGTGTCCCACTGCCGGCCTGCTGCCCTGCCCTCTGCCAGTCTCCAGGATACTACCCTCCACTCTGGCACAGCTGCTTCGCCATGTACCGTGCAG ATTGGAGGTTCAGTCCAGCTCCCCTGGTGTGTCCCAGCCCTGCCAGACAGGTCAAGTTAAAACGCTACAGAGCTATCTTCACCCAAGAGCAGCTcgcagtgttggagagggagttcaaGAAAAACCACTACATCGTCGGTCCTCAGAGGGTGACCTTAGCTGCTGCTGTGGGccttacagtactccag GTGAAGGTCTGGTTTCAAAACAGGCGGATCAAGTGGAAGAGAGACACTGAGAAATGTCAAACTGGACGAGTGGTGTGTGAGGAAGGGGACGTGGAAGATTCTCAAGATGGACACTGA